The Seleniivibrio woodruffii genome window below encodes:
- the argH gene encoding argininosuccinate lyase: MSEKMWSGRFTLPTDKFVEEFNASIHFDKRFYKYDIKGSIAHAQMLGKQGIISSQDVQDIERGLAQVLEEIESGKFEFLTQDEDIHMAVEKRLTQLIGDAGKRLHTGRSRNDQVAVDFRMYLKAEIQEVLALINNLLGTIINKAEKNIDVYMPGFTHLQTAQPILFAQYIMAYFQMLKRDYGRFADCLERMDYSPLGSGALAGTTFPIDRHFTAEKLGFKAPTENTLDSVSDRDFAIEFLSACSICQMHLSRFSEELIIYSTSEFAFIELSDDFCTGSSIMPQKKNPDMPELIRGKTGRVYGSLISMLTTMKGLPLAYNKDMQEDKEPVFDAVDTIKASLKIFAPMVEKMTLLTPKMVKAATAGYSTATDYADYLVRKGVPFRESHHIVGSTVAYAIQKGVDISELTLDEFKRFSNVIESDIYGSITLEASVNARKAYGGTARSAVETQIKNGRNFLDEIR; this comes from the coding sequence ATGTCTGAAAAAATGTGGTCCGGCCGTTTCACACTGCCCACTGATAAATTTGTGGAAGAGTTCAACGCATCCATCCACTTTGACAAAAGATTCTATAAATATGACATAAAGGGCAGTATAGCCCATGCGCAGATGCTTGGCAAGCAGGGGATAATCTCCTCGCAGGACGTTCAGGACATCGAAAGGGGACTGGCACAGGTTCTGGAAGAGATCGAGAGCGGCAAGTTCGAGTTTCTCACTCAGGATGAGGATATCCACATGGCTGTGGAAAAACGTCTCACACAGCTCATTGGCGATGCCGGAAAGCGTCTTCACACAGGCAGAAGCAGAAACGACCAGGTCGCAGTGGACTTCCGCATGTATCTCAAGGCTGAGATTCAGGAAGTTCTGGCTCTTATAAACAATCTGCTCGGAACAATAATAAACAAGGCCGAAAAGAACATAGATGTGTATATGCCGGGGTTCACACACCTGCAGACCGCACAGCCTATCCTTTTTGCTCAATACATAATGGCCTATTTCCAGATGCTTAAAAGGGACTACGGCAGGTTTGCCGACTGTCTGGAGCGTATGGACTACAGCCCTCTGGGTTCAGGCGCACTTGCCGGAACAACTTTCCCCATCGACAGACACTTCACCGCTGAAAAACTGGGCTTTAAAGCTCCCACAGAGAACACTCTGGACTCGGTGAGCGACAGAGACTTTGCGATAGAGTTTCTCTCCGCATGCTCAATCTGTCAGATGCATCTTTCCAGATTCTCCGAGGAACTGATAATCTACTCCACATCGGAGTTCGCATTCATAGAGCTTTCAGACGACTTCTGCACAGGCTCCAGCATTATGCCTCAGAAAAAGAATCCGGACATGCCGGAGCTTATCAGGGGCAAGACCGGAAGGGTTTACGGAAGCCTTATCAGCATGCTCACAACCATGAAGGGACTTCCCCTTGCATACAACAAAGATATGCAGGAGGACAAGGAGCCTGTTTTCGATGCTGTGGACACAATCAAAGCTTCGCTGAAGATCTTCGCGCCCATGGTGGAGAAGATGACCCTTCTCACCCCGAAAATGGTAAAGGCCGCAACAGCAGGCTATTCCACAGCAACTGACTACGCCGATTACCTTGTGCGCAAAGGCGTTCCCTTCAGGGAATCCCACCACATCGTCGGTTCAACCGTTGCCTATGCAATTCAGAAAGGTGTGGACATCAGCGAACTTACACTGGATGAGTTCAAAAGATTTTCAAATGTGATAGAATCTGACATATACGGCTCAATAACCCTTGAAGCCTCCGTAAACGCCAGAAAGGCATACGGCGGCACAGCAAGATCAGCTGTTGAGACCCAGATTAAGAACGGCAGGAATTTTTTAGATGAGATACGTTAG